In Synergistaceae bacterium, one genomic interval encodes:
- a CDS encoding DUF342 domain-containing protein → MLDKDNFFLEAHEDGIYLSCWKPENFNENDLYAFLKEWGIARYDFKAVRKFIKDKAMCKICGRSESLEKNAKILVTLDKDKMNASVAIEPPFFTKPWPTVDEVKQSLTAHGVKVGVSDEAIQSLLARKLKNEAVIVATGTPPIEGRDAEIELIKDPDKPFDVRDDEKIDFWSRSTIVTVHPGQEIAVKHPLVNGKNGVDVTGNVAKAKAVKNVDFSFGEGLKRDETNPLVLIATAEGQLKNERGRLVVLPELDIHQDIDFAIGSIDFTGAVKITGAVRDGFHVVAQGNITVNGPVEGADIDSQGVIVIQGGVRGMGRGTVRANGDISLSFGDQATIRSGGTILVKNAILHSRLYAQTAVMALGSGKHSQIAGGRIEAGLEVACNVLGSEMGTKTEVVVGLPPEQLERRKIFSTEIKRCDENLERLEPNMILLKKLEAAGKLDDKKRAMMMDLTKMKFQLQAARAGMQKELDALEEQIALVRDKGIVRVKDICYPGAVVTVRGLTYIVHEVCKYTAFIADDENRTIALVPYDYMAGKLGGG, encoded by the coding sequence TTGTTAGACAAGGATAATTTCTTTCTTGAAGCTCACGAGGACGGAATATATCTGTCATGCTGGAAGCCGGAAAATTTCAACGAGAATGATTTGTACGCCTTCCTCAAAGAATGGGGGATTGCCCGCTATGACTTCAAAGCCGTGCGGAAATTCATTAAAGACAAGGCAATGTGCAAGATCTGCGGACGGAGCGAGTCGCTTGAGAAAAACGCAAAAATTCTCGTAACCCTAGACAAAGACAAAATGAATGCCTCCGTAGCGATTGAGCCGCCGTTTTTCACAAAGCCTTGGCCGACTGTTGACGAGGTGAAACAGAGTCTCACAGCACACGGCGTGAAAGTAGGAGTCAGCGATGAGGCTATACAGTCGTTGTTAGCGCGGAAACTCAAGAATGAGGCCGTAATAGTCGCCACAGGAACACCGCCGATTGAGGGCAGAGACGCAGAAATAGAACTCATCAAAGACCCCGACAAGCCTTTTGATGTCCGTGATGATGAGAAGATAGACTTTTGGAGCCGCAGCACAATCGTTACGGTTCACCCGGGGCAGGAAATCGCCGTAAAGCATCCTTTAGTCAACGGCAAAAACGGAGTCGACGTTACCGGGAATGTAGCAAAAGCTAAGGCTGTCAAAAATGTAGATTTCTCGTTCGGCGAGGGACTCAAGCGCGACGAAACGAATCCCCTCGTCCTTATCGCAACCGCAGAAGGCCAGCTAAAGAATGAACGCGGGCGGCTCGTTGTCCTCCCTGAGCTTGACATTCATCAGGATATAGATTTCGCGATAGGGAGCATTGACTTCACCGGGGCTGTGAAAATCACCGGGGCTGTCCGGGACGGCTTCCACGTTGTAGCGCAGGGCAATATCACAGTAAACGGCCCTGTAGAAGGCGCAGATATCGACAGCCAGGGCGTTATAGTCATTCAGGGCGGAGTCCGGGGAATGGGACGCGGAACAGTCCGGGCTAACGGCGATATTTCGCTCAGTTTCGGCGATCAGGCAACAATACGCAGCGGAGGAACAATCCTCGTCAAAAACGCAATACTTCACAGCAGGCTTTACGCGCAGACGGCTGTAATGGCTCTCGGAAGCGGCAAGCATTCCCAGATAGCAGGAGGAAGAATCGAGGCCGGATTAGAGGTAGCCTGCAACGTTCTCGGCTCTGAAATGGGAACAAAAACGGAAGTCGTTGTAGGACTCCCCCCGGAACAGTTAGAGAGGCGAAAAATATTCTCAACCGAAATAAAACGCTGTGATGAGAATCTCGAACGCTTAGAGCCAAATATGATACTGCTGAAAAAACTTGAGGCCGCCGGAAAACTTGACGACAAAAAACGCGCCATGATGATGGACTTGACGAAAATGAAATTTCAGCTTCAGGCAGCAAGGGCAGGAATGCAGAAAGAGCTTGACGCGCTTGAGGAACAAATAGCCCTAGTCCGCGACAAGGGAATAGTCCGCGTGAAGGATATATGCTACCCCGGCGCGGTCGTAACAGTCAGGGGATTGACGTATATCGTTCATGAGGTCTGCAAGTACACGGCCTTCATTGCTGACGATGAGAACAGGACAATAGCATTAGTGCCGTATGATTACATGGCCGGGAAACTCGGAGGGGGATAA
- a CDS encoding FliA/WhiG family RNA polymerase sigma factor — translation MTTAQEKALWQKYTGTGQGRDELIMQYLPLIKYVVGRMAVTPPQGLDYEDIISFGVFGLMDAVEKFDPSKGYVFQTYAIPRIRGAILDELRKCDWFSRTGREKVQKFNRAMEKVLRDKGEMNDSLIMAEMGVSEDEYYEIQDLASRGYITSLDDTTPLDDGDVDTGATLADDRETAEDRLDDESEKQQLAEALAELPERERQMLSLYYYEGLTLKEIGAVMGVSESRVSQIHGKGLAMLRTILRRKLNEM, via the coding sequence ATGACGACAGCACAAGAAAAAGCCTTGTGGCAGAAATATACCGGCACCGGGCAGGGGCGCGATGAGTTAATCATGCAGTATTTGCCGCTGATAAAGTATGTTGTCGGAAGAATGGCCGTAACTCCTCCGCAGGGACTCGACTATGAGGACATAATATCGTTCGGGGTATTCGGGCTTATGGACGCGGTAGAGAAATTCGACCCGTCAAAGGGCTACGTTTTTCAGACATACGCAATCCCCCGGATACGCGGCGCGATTCTTGACGAGCTGAGAAAATGCGACTGGTTTTCACGCACAGGCCGCGAGAAAGTGCAGAAGTTCAACCGCGCAATGGAGAAAGTTTTGCGCGACAAAGGCGAAATGAATGACTCGCTCATCATGGCCGAAATGGGAGTCTCCGAGGATGAGTACTACGAGATTCAAGACCTTGCCTCACGCGGATATATCACATCTCTTGACGACACAACGCCGCTTGATGACGGTGATGTTGACACGGGCGCGACTCTTGCGGACGACCGCGAGACAGCCGAGGACAGACTCGACGATGAGAGCGAAAAGCAGCAGTTAGCCGAGGCACTAGCGGAACTCCCCGAACGTGAGCGGCAGATGCTGAGTCTGTATTACTACGAGGGACTCACGCTGAAGGAGATCGGCGCGGTTATGGGAGTGTCAGAAAGCCGGGTGTCTCAGATTCACGGGAAGGGGCTGGCAATGCTCCGCACGATTTTACGCAGGAAGCTCAACGAAATGTAG
- a CDS encoding chemotaxis protein CheD has translation MAESSIVLGMADLMVVSAPVKLITLGLGSCIGLVVYDSFAKVAGMAHIMLPDSRGLHGSEKVGKFADTAVPAIIEEMLKKGATRPRIKAKIAGGAQMFSLPGASAEFLTVGAKNVSETKKRLARMGIALIASDTGGNKGRTIEFSTSNWMLKVKTLGKGVSEI, from the coding sequence ATGGCTGAAAGCAGTATAGTTTTGGGAATGGCTGATTTGATGGTTGTATCAGCCCCCGTAAAGTTAATCACGCTCGGACTAGGTTCATGTATCGGGCTTGTAGTCTATGACTCGTTCGCGAAAGTCGCGGGAATGGCTCACATAATGCTGCCTGACAGCCGCGGCCTTCACGGTTCGGAAAAAGTCGGAAAGTTCGCGGATACAGCAGTCCCGGCAATCATTGAAGAAATGCTCAAGAAAGGAGCCACACGCCCCCGCATAAAGGCGAAAATCGCAGGAGGCGCGCAGATGTTCTCACTTCCGGGAGCAAGCGCGGAATTTCTCACAGTCGGCGCAAAGAACGTATCAGAGACAAAGAAACGACTCGCCCGGATGGGTATCGCCCTCATTGCGTCAGACACAGGCGGCAACAAGGGACGGACTATAGAATTTTCCACAAGCAACTGGATGCTGAAGGTAAAGACTCTTGGGAAAGGAGTCAGCGAAATTTAA
- a CDS encoding chemotaxis protein CheC, which translates to MPDIVSFTERQLDAIREVGNIGTGNAATALSGLLSRMIHMDVPKTELVSIYELGEHYGDPLQIVGAVFVRSTGGFQCSLIFIQPEEDAQLMVELLLKQQFGTFIPAGEVPQEMTDSALSEVGNIVLSSFLNAINMLLGTQHQISVPGVAHDMLSSILDVVASIYGQMGETALLVNTELKVEGLEEGHKISGHIILIPDPDSLELLLRKLKVV; encoded by the coding sequence ATGCCTGACATTGTTTCATTCACCGAAAGACAGCTTGACGCGATTCGCGAGGTCGGCAACATCGGCACAGGAAACGCCGCAACAGCCCTCAGCGGATTATTGTCGCGCATGATTCATATGGACGTGCCGAAAACGGAGCTTGTCTCAATATACGAGCTTGGCGAACATTACGGAGATCCATTGCAGATTGTAGGGGCTGTGTTCGTTCGGTCTACGGGCGGTTTTCAGTGCAGTTTGATATTCATTCAGCCGGAAGAGGACGCGCAGTTGATGGTTGAATTGCTCCTCAAACAGCAGTTCGGGACGTTCATTCCGGCCGGGGAAGTCCCGCAGGAGATGACCGACAGCGCATTAAGTGAGGTCGGAAATATAGTCCTGTCATCATTCCTCAACGCGATAAATATGCTGTTAGGGACTCAGCATCAAATAAGCGTCCCCGGCGTTGCTCATGACATGTTAAGCTCAATTCTTGATGTCGTTGCGTCAATATACGGGCAGATGGGCGAGACTGCTTTACTTGTGAACACTGAGCTGAAAGTCGAGGGATTAGAGGAAGGGCATAAAATTTCGGGTCATATAATCCTGATACCTGACCCGGATTCATTGGAGCTTTTACTGAGAAAGCTGAAGGTGGTTTGA
- a CDS encoding chemotaxis protein CheA produces the protein MDMSQYLGAFLDETDDNVQKLDDLLLALEKNMTDMDVINEIFRAAHTLKGMAGTMGFTNMMGLTHAMEDRLDAARKGTRPLTEADMNRLFQGLDTLQEMADAIRGGGNDAHIDVSGMVHDLRNEGPAPAPVASAAAPAPADNGGTMVSSQDSEWAKKANAEGSNAYNVHVTLSQSCLLKAARAYMVVNRLEEMGEIFRAEPPTDALEKEEFEFDFNVYVATPAPAEEVKAAIEKIGDVQSAEVTEVKAEASAPAPAPSAPAPAPAQASAPTPAPAPAPSAPAPAPAQASAPTPAKKDTAKKGSQTVRVDIGRLDKLMNLVGELVISRARIERLVQEARLRQFDDTLSQLGRISGDIQELVTKLRMVPVSFTFDRFPRLIRDLCKTLNKNVELVLEGEDTELDRTVIDEIGDPMVHLIRNSMDHGIEHPDERKALGKPEKGTLKIAAYQEGSGVVIEVSDDGAGIDPDKVKQKAIERGVITEDRAAIMSDEEAQQLVLLPGFSMAKQITDLSGRGVGMDAVKTKVEALGGQFDLASKKNEGTHVYIRLPLTLAIVLSLLIKVGKETYAISLENVEETIMVRRDDIKTVHGEPTTLLRGEVLSLNILGDILGSEGVEHDRNEYPVVVVKIGKNKIGFIVSELIGQQEIVIKSLGRFLSKIDGITGGTILGDGNVALILDVASFYSTKG, from the coding sequence ATGGATATGAGTCAGTACTTGGGAGCTTTCCTCGATGAGACTGACGACAACGTACAGAAATTAGATGATTTGCTTCTCGCCCTCGAAAAGAATATGACCGACATGGACGTGATAAACGAGATTTTCCGCGCCGCTCATACGTTAAAGGGCATGGCCGGGACAATGGGCTTCACGAACATGATGGGCCTTACTCACGCGATGGAAGACAGGTTAGACGCTGCGAGGAAGGGAACGCGCCCGCTTACTGAGGCCGACATGAACAGGCTATTTCAGGGACTCGACACATTGCAGGAAATGGCCGACGCAATCAGGGGAGGCGGCAATGACGCGCATATAGATGTCTCCGGGATGGTTCACGATTTGAGGAACGAAGGCCCTGCGCCTGCTCCCGTAGCATCTGCCGCGGCTCCTGCTCCTGCTGACAACGGCGGGACAATGGTATCGTCTCAGGACTCAGAATGGGCAAAGAAGGCAAACGCTGAAGGCTCAAACGCATATAACGTACATGTAACGCTGAGTCAGAGCTGTCTTCTCAAAGCTGCCCGGGCGTATATGGTAGTCAACAGGCTTGAAGAGATGGGCGAAATTTTCCGCGCAGAGCCTCCCACAGACGCGCTTGAGAAAGAAGAGTTTGAGTTTGACTTCAATGTTTACGTAGCGACTCCCGCGCCTGCTGAGGAAGTTAAAGCCGCGATAGAGAAGATCGGCGATGTTCAGTCAGCGGAAGTTACAGAGGTCAAAGCTGAAGCCTCCGCACCCGCCCCGGCACCGTCAGCACCCGCGCCCGCACCCGCTCAGGCATCAGCACCGACTCCCGCTCCAGCCCCGGCACCGTCAGCACCCGCACCCGCACCCGCTCAGGCATCAGCACCGACTCCCGCAAAGAAAGACACAGCCAAGAAGGGAAGCCAGACCGTAAGAGTCGACATTGGCAGGCTCGACAAGCTGATGAATCTTGTAGGCGAGTTAGTCATCTCACGCGCAAGAATCGAGCGGCTTGTTCAGGAAGCAAGATTGAGACAGTTTGATGATACTTTGTCCCAGTTAGGCAGGATTTCAGGCGACATTCAGGAGCTTGTTACGAAATTGCGTATGGTGCCTGTGAGTTTCACGTTCGACAGATTCCCGCGCCTAATCCGCGACCTGTGCAAGACCCTCAACAAAAACGTTGAATTAGTGCTTGAGGGAGAAGACACAGAATTAGACCGCACTGTCATTGACGAAATCGGCGACCCTATGGTTCACTTAATCCGTAACTCAATGGATCACGGAATCGAACATCCCGATGAGCGCAAAGCATTGGGCAAGCCGGAGAAAGGTACGCTCAAAATTGCCGCATATCAGGAGGGAAGCGGAGTCGTTATTGAGGTGTCAGACGACGGAGCCGGAATTGACCCCGACAAAGTGAAGCAGAAAGCCATAGAGCGCGGAGTCATCACTGAGGACAGAGCCGCAATAATGTCGGACGAGGAAGCACAGCAGCTTGTGTTACTGCCCGGCTTCAGCATGGCCAAGCAGATAACAGACCTTTCCGGGCGCGGTGTGGGAATGGACGCGGTGAAAACGAAAGTCGAGGCTCTCGGCGGACAGTTTGACCTTGCCAGCAAAAAGAACGAGGGAACACACGTATATATTCGCCTGCCGCTGACTCTCGCTATAGTCCTGTCGCTGTTAATCAAAGTCGGAAAAGAAACTTACGCAATCTCCCTCGAAAACGTAGAAGAAACAATAATGGTCAGGCGCGATGACATAAAGACAGTTCACGGCGAGCCTACAACGTTATTGCGCGGTGAAGTGCTGTCGCTGAACATTCTCGGCGATATTCTCGGCTCTGAAGGAGTAGAGCATGACCGCAACGAATATCCCGTTGTCGTGGTGAAAATCGGCAAAAACAAAATCGGCTTCATTGTCTCGGAATTAATCGGCCAGCAGGAAATAGTCATAAAGTCATTGGGTCGCTTCCTGTCGAAAATTGACGGCATTACGGGCGGTACAATTCTCGGTGATGGAAATGTAGCACTGATTCTTGACGTTGCCTCGTTCTACTCGACAAAGGGCTAA
- a CDS encoding chemotaxis response regulator protein-glutamate methylesterase has product MPPNGKIRVLVVDDSALMRQFISDILRTDPRIEVAGTARDGKDAIAQIKALKPDIVTMDVEMPNMDGLKALEEIMKTNPIPVIMVSTMTQEGAETTLKALALGCVDFIGKPSGSISLNIKEIGRDIIDKVIAASTAKVRRAGTFAAPLKPLAPATDFRRMMPPMMGTGRYDIVAIASSTGGPMALSELMPKLPKKFPVPIVITQHMPKEFTGSFAKRLNEASQIEVVEGFEGLTLKPGRAVIAPGGSHLVIKRRQGTAVCSLSDAPPVLSVKPAANIMFLSLADEYAGNVLCVILTGMGRDGTDGAIALKKRGAYVIAESQKTCVVYGMPKAAVDAGIVDEILPLDEIPDAMVRIVKG; this is encoded by the coding sequence ATGCCCCCTAATGGTAAAATCAGGGTACTTGTAGTAGATGACAGCGCATTGATGCGGCAATTCATCAGCGATATTCTGAGGACAGACCCGCGCATAGAAGTCGCAGGAACAGCACGGGACGGAAAAGACGCTATAGCGCAGATAAAAGCCCTCAAGCCCGACATTGTTACGATGGACGTAGAAATGCCCAACATGGACGGCCTGAAAGCACTTGAGGAAATAATGAAGACTAACCCTATCCCCGTAATTATGGTAAGCACTATGACTCAGGAAGGAGCCGAGACTACATTGAAGGCTCTTGCGCTGGGCTGTGTTGACTTTATCGGGAAGCCGTCCGGGTCTATATCGCTGAACATCAAAGAGATAGGCCGGGACATTATCGACAAGGTTATAGCCGCAAGCACCGCGAAAGTGAGACGCGCAGGAACATTCGCCGCGCCGCTGAAGCCGCTTGCGCCCGCAACAGATTTCCGCAGGATGATGCCTCCCATGATGGGAACAGGGCGTTACGACATTGTAGCGATTGCCTCATCAACAGGCGGCCCTATGGCGTTAAGCGAGCTGATGCCGAAACTCCCGAAAAAATTTCCCGTCCCTATCGTCATAACACAGCACATGCCCAAGGAGTTCACCGGGTCATTCGCCAAGCGGCTCAATGAGGCCTCGCAGATTGAAGTTGTTGAAGGTTTCGAGGGACTCACGCTAAAGCCTGGCCGTGCTGTAATCGCTCCGGGCGGAAGTCATCTCGTCATAAAGCGCAGGCAGGGCACGGCGGTGTGTTCACTGTCGGACGCTCCCCCGGTGCTTTCGGTCAAACCTGCGGCAAATATAATGTTCCTGAGTCTTGCTGACGAATACGCCGGAAATGTCCTCTGCGTTATACTTACGGGAATGGGCAGAGACGGCACGGACGGCGCAATAGCCCTCAAAAAGCGGGGCGCGTATGTCATTGCCGAGAGTCAGAAGACATGCGTTGTCTACGGAATGCCGAAAGCCGCTGTTGACGCGGGAATAGTTGATGAGATTCTGCCGCTTGATGAAATTCCTGACGCTATGGTGAGAATCGTTAAAGGGTAA
- a CDS encoding MinD/ParA family protein, whose amino-acid sequence MPRYRDDYNLDQAGELRRMVTDNMQKNKPQSSAPRLHTLSILSGKGGVGKSNIAAALSFALADFGKRVVLIDADLGMANLDILCGVRNARYNIAHLIEGSRNLNEILVHFKTSERATSLNGSVSLLPGGYGIKEIADLDEFAMERLFDALSGLEDMTDYLIMDAGAGIHRGVLSFAYASEITLLITTPEPTSIRDAYGVIKSLGAAAWQGSKDTAGGLMLVVNMASSSREAQEVAERIRLASMQFLGNAPMYLGYVLKDDVIERSVKNCRIFYRSAPESSAGICMRNLAGDLLRLCEGVDVKHENFPARRKGMRGFLSRLAKTLFADKK is encoded by the coding sequence ATGCCGCGTTATCGTGATGATTACAATCTTGACCAGGCTGGAGAATTAAGGCGAATGGTAACAGACAACATGCAGAAGAACAAACCGCAGTCCTCCGCGCCGAGACTGCACACTCTCTCAATACTCAGCGGAAAAGGCGGTGTCGGGAAAAGCAACATCGCCGCGGCTCTGTCATTCGCGCTTGCTGATTTCGGCAAAAGAGTCGTACTCATTGACGCGGATTTAGGCATGGCGAATCTTGACATACTCTGCGGAGTCCGCAATGCCCGCTACAACATAGCGCACCTCATAGAAGGCTCGCGGAATCTGAATGAGATTCTCGTACACTTCAAGACCTCCGAACGCGCAACAAGCCTCAACGGGTCAGTGTCATTACTGCCGGGCGGCTACGGTATAAAGGAGATTGCCGACCTCGACGAGTTCGCGATGGAAAGATTGTTTGACGCTCTTTCGGGGCTTGAGGATATGACAGACTATCTCATAATGGACGCGGGAGCAGGGATTCACCGCGGTGTGCTGTCGTTCGCTTACGCCTCGGAGATTACACTGCTGATTACGACACCTGAGCCGACTAGCATACGGGACGCTTACGGGGTCATAAAGTCATTGGGCGCGGCGGCGTGGCAGGGAAGCAAAGACACAGCAGGAGGATTAATGCTCGTTGTGAACATGGCAAGCTCAAGCAGGGAAGCTCAAGAAGTCGCCGAAAGAATCCGCCTCGCCTCAATGCAGTTTCTTGGGAACGCGCCTATGTACTTGGGCTATGTCCTGAAAGATGACGTTATAGAGCGTTCGGTCAAAAATTGCAGGATATTCTACAGGTCAGCCCCTGAGTCAAGTGCCGGAATATGTATGAGGAATCTTGCCGGGGATTTGCTGAGGCTGTGCGAGGGTGTCGATGTCAAACACGAAAATTTCCCGGCCAGGCGAAAGGGCATGAGGGGATTTTTGTCGCGGCTGGCGAAAACTTTATTTGCCGACAAAAAATAG